DNA sequence from the Malus domestica chromosome 11, GDT2T_hap1 genome:
aactgtgctggagggttttctggtgcccttcagagtataaggccgactcaaaaatttgagggtcaaaacaagtccatcaaatctagagtacgttcgaccttgatgatatgggatactattgctgttgacggaataatgaatgtggtatggaaaggtgtcgtgctgtagtgatctgtttcagcccaccgttgaaccttctgcttcaatcttttgcatggcagaagtggtgtgcaaactttgcatttaaatggtccttcagaacattccttcatagtgactcattcacgcttggcagcttcagtgtaaagagccaatatctgatcaactgtcatgaggtatttgccggtggaattcgtgaccttgatagcagttgaggatgagtactcgagagcaatgctaagtaagcgaccaggcaaaggctccaggcagtcagttccaaattggaggtttgatttcaggttccgactgactgctctctttctccttgtcctgcaggtgtggacaaggacaaagacaaagacagggagaaagcatgatatgggatactcttgctttcgaccctgatgatatgagatactcttgttcttggtgtggcttatttgctgaggtattatcggggggaaataaagctgagtatttcgagaggttatgttgagggtgccttttcgaatgtgagaaagggttgagcatttttgcaggtttgcctgtccgttgaggagggaggtcaatgtatatagggatttcccaataacaagtagtaatgctattcctttacccttcttggtcacagcaatgtagtgggagctgccagcttcacgtgttttaattttgtcagagcactttgaaaaagtggtatgtggtatctggaaagctgatattacgtgtgaagattacagacaagctttatctaaggaaatctggctctcgaagttctgagagttgtgcctcttcggttttcgaacaagcaatcccgtcgaggatctgactctcgagattcggaaagcggtgctactccggtttttgagaaagtaattatgttgggagtcttttctcgaatgtgagtaaaggttggacgttcttgccaacctgtcttgccgcaaaacacggaggtcgacacacatagggacttttccagttgtcaagcagtggtgatgttcctttacccttatgggtaatagtagggtagctggaacttcgaaattctcgtgcctaaactttgtcagagatctttgacaaagttatatgtggtacccgaggagttgatggtgcatatggagagcggtgattgaacagtaagattcacgtgctttctacttcaccagaaatcttcgacagattgcccgtaatttccgcaaagctgattgtgcatgtgacaggtgctgacgaggctgaaaaagcaggtgcttcttcgatttctgagatcggccctcgtggtctctgagcagcccagcttttgagaaagcaaacgcctcttcgatttctgagatcggccctcgtggtctctgagcagtccagcttttgagaaagcaaacgcctcttcgatttctgagatcggccctcgtggtctctgagcagtccagcttttgagaaagcaaacgcctcttcgatttctgagatcggccctcgtggtctctgagcagtccagcttttgagaaagcaaacgcctcttcgatttctgaagctccgtcgagtgcagatttttatagaggctggcattaagttccacagcacacttgaatctctaccagtagaagctcatttcttgcacttctaagatcttgatttgtctgacctcttccttcttcaacacatttgaaaatgtctggaccctccgaccgtcgttttgacttgaaccttggagaagagacagccatgccttctccagacaacatatggcgcccatccttcatatcccctactggtcctcttaccgttggggattctgtgatgaagaatgatatgaccgctgcagtggtggccaggaaccttctcactcccaaagataacagactactttccaaacggtctgatgagttggctgttaaggactctctggctcttagtgttcagtgtgcaggttctgtgtctaatatggcccaacgcctatttgctagaacccgccaagttgaatcattggctgctgaagtgatgagtctcaaacaggagattagagggctcaagcatgagaataagcagttgcaccggctcgcccatgactatgctacaaacatgaagaggaagcttgaccagatgaaggaatctgatggtaaggttttacttgatcatcagcggtttgtgggtttgttccaaaggcatttattgccttcgtcctctggggctgtacctggtaatgaagcttcaaatgatgaacctccaatgcctcctccttctggggttttgtcaagtactgaggctccggataaccaccctccggtgctttctctttctggggctctaccgactgctgagacttcccctaagcaacctttgtgaaggctcccttttgtttgtttattttgactcatgtatatgtacatatttgtggcttatcgaaaatattaataaataagctttgcttcatttcaacatattgtgttaaatacaccaaagccttcttcataaagttctttgaatttttgcttttgttgaaacctgtattgttgaagctttgtgagtgaagcatgtagtttgaggtagtgttcccttaatttcccgagtgaggaaaacttctcggttggagacttgaaaaatccaagtcactgagtagtcacgaacttttgagtaccaaggcgtagtagcatatggtgggagtcccccaagtctctagtcgagggagttgacgaatgaggtgtcttgctaatagtccatgtcgtaagtaccaaaacttcattcttttgttttctaagtggtagccccggactttttcttcatagattttgtttatgaaggttgctaggcccgaataagtggaattgcagaaggtgtaaccgttggtgcattaacatcataatggaagcatcacaatgatggaagcatcacaatgatgaaagcatcataatgatgaaaacaccataatgatgaaacatcataatgatgtttctttggtggaattgtttttcatttcccctaacaaccggaattgtttttcaacataacaccatcatctgtaggtcgaatcacaaagttgtcttcatgaaagttgttcgttaattccttaactacaacatatccaaattggagagccatcggagcagtacaactccagaaatccaggtatgatgagtgactgtttatcatttgtctgtcaacccgtcagatttgttgtgagctttgaaactctattttctcttgctcagatcagcatgctttcttcattgaagttgttcctcagcttgtgaactacaacatatccaaatttgagatccctcggagctgtataactcaagaaactcaggtatgatgaatgactggttattatttttctgtcaacccgtcagatttgttgtgagcttcgaaactccattttctcttgttcagatcggtatgctttcttcattgaagttgttcctcagcttgtgaactacaacatatccaaatttgagatccctcggagctgtataactcaagaaactcaggtatgatgaatgactggttattatttttctgtcaacccgtcagatttgttgtgagcttcgaaactccattttctcttgttcagatcggtatgctttcttcattgaagttgttcctcagcttgtgaactacaacatatccaaatttgagatccctcggagctgtataactcaagaaattcaggtatgatgaatgactggttattatttgtctgtcaacccgtcagatttgttgtgagcttcgaaactccattttctcttgttcagatcggtatgctttcttcattgaagttgttcctcagcttgtgaactacaacatatccaaatttgagatccctcggagccgtataactcaagaaattcaggtatgatgaatgactggttattatttgtctgtcaacccgtcagatttgttgtgagcttcgaaactccattttctcttgttcagatcggtatgctttcttcattgaagttgttcctcatcgactctttcataacatatcaaaaattcaggatgaactaacggttaaatatttccagatcttcgaaacatcacaacagcttcgaaatctgcaagaagccgactatcatgtttggagcttcaacactttaatttccgtggctcaaacagaaatggttccttcttgaaagttgttcatatgctcaagaactatagggtgtccaaaattcagctccattggagaagagcagaggttgcagaaatttgatagatgaaaggaggcggaagagggagagagagaaaaagtctcctgggttggatttctattttggggcagattccaatttttgtagcaccttcattattgatgaattgcttgtacttttgtccattatgaaatttgggactttggcttgttgttggatctattataatatgtttgagaacatatataagtgaataaataagaaggaaaattttgggcccttgtgggtgtaaaacaaaaaatgtttatgtttacccaagtgtttttgtacaagttcaagggcatcttgggttttgtgaacaaaatttgtttatttggagcaaggttttgtgttgaagctttgtaggtgaagctttggtgttgaagctttgtgggtgaagctttggaggtgaagcttttcgggtgaagcttgttgggtgaagctttttaggtgaagctttgtgggtgaagctttttaggtgaagcttttcgggtgaagctttttgggtgaagctttttaggtgaagcttttcgggtgaagctttttgggtgaagctttttaggtgaagctttgatggtgaagctttttgggtgaagctttttaggtgaagctttttgggtgaagctttttaggtgaagctttgatggtgaagctttttgggtgaagctttttaggtgaagctttgtgggtgaagctttgtgggtgaagctttgatggtgaaagtatgtagagggagctttctaggtgaagattttttaggtgaagctttgtaggtgaagcttttttaagtgaagcttttcgggtgaagctttttaggtgaagctttgtgggtgaagctttttaggtgaagctttgtgggtgaagctttggaggtgaaacttttcgggtgaagctttttaggtgaagctttggaggtgaagcttttcgggtgaagctttttggatgaagctgtttttttttttttttttttttttttttggcgcttgacacggtcttcatttgcttgttttgtagtgactgtggaagacggattgctttctgattgagaagggttccggcatcgcttgctatgaatgtaaaagagtgagggctgagttggctaaattacctctttattgaattcattgccaaatggccttcattacataggatgccgaacggctatagctcaacacttgtacatcgtgagtctatttgtagtagtacttcaagtgatcagcgttccatggatggccaagggtcttgccatcggagcttctaagtgtgtaagagccagggcgactgatgccaatgacttcatacggtccatcccagtttggactaagtgtgccttcactcgggactctgtcgcagagtaatcttttctttaagacccagtctcctattttgaaagaacgaggcttgaccctagagtcataatagttggagatgcgctgcttgtaggcgacattcctcaagtgagcttggtttctgtgttcctcgactaaatccaagttgagggtgagttgtttgtcattttcactttgaatgtactggactcggaatgttgcttgctcgagctcaacagggacaaccgcctctgtgccaaaggcaagtgagaatggagtttctcctgttgaagtccgatatgaagtgcgatatgaccaaagaacttggggtacaaattctggccaacagcctttagctttgtccaagctggttttcaaagtgcgcttgattattttgttgatggcctcaacttgtccattagactggggatgagctggagaggcaaagcataagttgatgttgaacttagagcagaacaacctgaacttcttgttgtcgaactgtcgcccattgtcagtgactatcgcattgggaatgccgaatctacaaaggatgttcttccacacgaagtcttctatctttgcctcagtaatggttgccaagggttctacttcggcccactttgtgaagtagtccactgcaacgactgcgtaacagactttgcccttccctgccggcattgggccgatcaaatcaagtccccactgggcgaagggccaagggctgatcataggagtaagaggctctggaggggaatgaggaatagccgcatatcgttgacatttgtcacatgagcgggatactttgatggcatcctggtggagtgttggccagtaatatccttggcgaaaagtcttgtgtgctagggaccgagatccagcatgatctccacagactccctcatgtatttcccgaaggacgatttccgcctcggcaggcgtaagacaccttaagtatggcaggctaaaacctcgcttatagagttgatcattgatgatcaggtagcgggtagacttgtatcgaatttgcttagcctggactttatcatttgggagggtgccatgagcaaggaaattatagatcggggtgatccaactatccccccgttgtaagttgcatacttctgcggccatggtgcttggtgttgccaacagttcgacatgaatttttcttccaatcttgtcttccacaactgaggcgaggcgagccagggcgtctgcatgactgtttgccgctcgaggaacttgggtgatctggtagtggaagtgcttgagcaaaagttgtgtttgcgcaagatatgctgccatggagctgtccttagcatcaaagttgttggtaacctggttgaccactaattgggagtcactgaaaatatcaatttgtttaaccccgaggtgtttggccaaacgtaatcctgctagaagggcttcatactcggcctcattgtttgatgccttgaatttgaaacgaagagcatactccattgctactttgtcgggcgtagtcaagactagtcccgctccacagccctgttggttggatgagccatcaacatacagactccatgctgaggtcgttgattctaccttctgagcttccgggggtaatgaagccactgcttcaggtgtagaagcaatgtcaaccggatatgtgaagtcggcaatgaagtctgccactgcttggcccttctcagctggctttggttggtaggagatgtcaaactcacccaacgctattgcccatttgatcattcgccctgaagtgtcaggactttggagtatctgtcgaagaggataattggtaagcacgatgatggagtgcgcttggaagtaagggcggagttttcgagcagacatgaccaatgccaaagccaatttctcaatgttagagtaccgtgtctccgcatcttgtaaggctttgctagcgtagtagacaggtcgctcaatattcccatcctttcgaatgagaacggaacttacggctgaagctgataccgataggtagataatgagaatgtctcctacctcgggcttggagagtagaggggctttactcatgtactccttgaggtttttgaatgcctcggcacattcatcagtccatgtaatgtacttcctacttcccttaagtgctttaaaaaagggagcacatttgtctgtggccttagaaatgaacctggttaaggctgccaccttgccggtaaggctctggatgtcctttgaagttaccggttccttcatgtcgaggattgctttgatcttctcgggattagcttcaatgcctcgttggctaatcatgaaacctaagaatttgccagagcctacgccgaaggcacatttgttggggtttaacctcattcgatacctcttcaaaatagtgaaagtttcatataggttggtgatgtgttggtcagcatgtttgctcttgactaacatatcatcaacgtaaacttccatgctcttcccaatctgctcggcgaacattgagttgactagtctctgataagtcgctcctgcattctttaggccaaaaggcatgactttgtagcagtatagtcctatgtcggtagtgaaggctgtgtgttcttgatccgaagggttcatgaggatttggttgtatcctgagtaagcatccatgaagctcaggagttcacacccggccgtagagtctataagtctgtcaataagaggaagagggaaactatctttcggacaccctttgtttaggtcggtgtagtcaacacacattctccacaagaccttttgaagcaaaagactttctttggtcggatttttcttaacaaggaccacatttgctacccatgtcgggtaattgacttcgcggacaaagcctatgcctttgagtttttcaacttctgctttcattgcctcgtatcgttcagcgtcataagatcttcgcttctgtctcaccggcttgatcttggggtcaatactcaaacgatgacagatgacatcgggagagatgcctggcatgtcctcgtatgaccaggcgaagacttcagtgttctctttcaaaaaagatatcaatgctaaccgaaggggtggtgacaatgtggtgccaatcttcaccatgcgatctggataatctcttgagataggtaccttctccaactctttagcaggttgggcttgctgggtgaaagagtcatctcgaggatcatcgggttgattgttgctatcaggaagatccaagttcgcttcatctaggctggtctttgtgacttggtcatgtacagacaaggtttccttgggtccgggcaagtgttgttgcttaactgaagtgttgtaacatgatcgtgcactaagctgatctcctctgatgtagccgttgccatggggggttggaaatttcatcaacagcatatgcgtggataccatagccttgagatcattgatgcctgtgcgcccaaagatgacattgtatgccgttgggcagtcaaccactaggaagttagtggtaatggtagccgtgtaagggcctgtaccaatagtaaagggtaaatgtatgctccctaagggttgcacgatatcaccggagaagcttatcagaggagaaatcgagcgatcgagcaagtgttcagctacactgagtgccctgaaagcttcggcaaacatgatattgaccgaagcccctgtgtctacgaggattcgtcgaacatcaaagttggctatgtgagcctccacgatcaatgggtcgttatgagggtagatgatgcctctttcttcctcagggtagaaacatatcggatcccagttaggcttttgatacttccctcccctgatgtcttccacgtgaaacacttggtgaccaggcctcagaattcgttcactgtttttcatggccctattggaagattcagatatgggtgtgccgccgcttatggaatatatgacattcacctggcgttggttacggttatccctttgagggtgaaggaggaattgatcaatttttccttctcgtgccaaagcttcaatacgatcacggaggatgatacatttctcgctatcatggccgttatgctcatggtagcaacaaaacatgcccgcgttattcgggggcgtgtaatctgggtgcctcgactttggctttggtatcaggtgagctatgctggggtaaatggccgcgcatgtggcattcaagggcgtgtatgtctcataccttggggtagggggtatcttgacgcgggtttgacccactgcattgactgcctgggggcgagcgttattgtggcgatacccttggttatcgggatagtgtcccttactctttttactgaaatgagagtggtgaggatggaaatccttcctcttgccttgaaattgatatgtctgttgattcggcgaagcattatgcaaggcatggggaggtgccactgctgtttggaaagtcgaggtcttctcatttaggtgagtctggcttccacctcccacttgttgataaaggatggttgtagggggtttctcctgatatgtctttgcctcggcggaggcatggttataagcctgcgccatcacctcagagtaagtcttccaagtattggcattgatcatgtatttaaagaaacaatcacgtaggcctgccgtgaaggctttgagggcagtcttgtcgtctgcctcggcacaccgggagtattcatggctgaagcggccagcatacatacgtaatgactcgtctggcttctggcggatagtgtacaagtcatctgcagagtgcaagcgatcggtttggaaaatgtgttgggaaacaaatagtttcctcaattcctcaaatgagtctaccgtctcaggtgtaagacgacaataccaatttagagctccactagagagggtggaggggaagagaagacatcgctcttcgtcggtgtgcatccggtatgccatggtggactcaaagaggttaaggtgctcaatcgggtcctcttttccagtataaagttgcaagccaagcttttgctttgtctttgcttgaaggggggtgttgaggatcctccttgtaagagggccaggcctgggttggttccagtcaggtatttcagcctgacgttcagccttcaacttgtttacttcctcaagaagttgtaggacaaaggggtcctgagcggagttatgtgtcactggagctttctttcgtaaatctccatctcctcttggaattaggaaggtttgatcaagggcatgtgatttttccctggactcgttgtactggcttccagggtatgtctgtcggaacacctctgagtcccctgtaccctcatgtctctctaggacttgttgccccttccccaaattggtggccggctcgggccgtggcaggggaccgagtctctcagaaatccttgggtcattgatctttgagcttatatggatggaattctctcgacgttgcttcaggaaatcccgacaatcgcgaaagacggctttcgatccttctgccccttcagcaaagaggtgtctccctccacttctcatggttcgggtcgaagcaactgggttaagagaagcctcatgttgattatcaagtcgaggggtaatctgttccctatcagggatatctatgtcgaatgcatgtgaccctccatgttggagggcacccagttgatggttgacttccacgggggcaacaagctcgcgtgtctgagcttgcctagcttcgtggagtgtctcgaagagcttctcatattgctcctggaggacctcattcctcattgctatcttgttgttctgagcttccaactcatcgactttagcttgaagaagaactcgttttccttccttctttcgttgtttcgcactatgtggaaggggggtgtcattctgtgtgctgtggcttccttcgcttcccatgttggagagggatgcctggtcaaaagaaagtgtacgaatgatagaaaccagcttgacacagctgaagagagtaggaataagtgtcgtttcccacagacggcgccaaatgttgatgcacaaaatcagggaagactttggtacaacagaaagtgtcaggttttgtgaccttcgcttggttgcttgggtcactagtgaggataagtacgtaaatgaatagagacagagaagcaaacacaggatgtacgtggttcacccagattggctacgtccacggagtagaggagttcttattagtagtgaagggcttacacaagtacaaaggatcaagctctcaatttagtgagttcttgtgaatgatttaacacaaaatggcattaggaaatattgtgggggaatgacccctatttatagaaaaacttgtagctttgtcacattgacatgtgtcatgttatgattggttcttgatgttgacacgtgctgcgctctgattggcttctaatcttgacacgtgtcgagtagtgattggcctcctggtcggaggggaactcttctgggtccttgacagtatagcgttggccggtgctcggtagtttcgggattggtcaagtatggtacaaacagggtTTATCCAATTCAATTAATGGTTTTTTTCACAATTTTATCTTGTTATCGTTTGAGATAATTAGAGGTATATGTGATTTGatatttactctttggttttgGGAGCTTATTGTTGGTACGTTCTGCtatttactctttgtttttgGTGGCTTAATGCTGGTATGTAGAACAGGTTTCATCAAGATGCTTTACTGCTTCAGGTTTTATCAAGAGGCTGATACGttgatgacacaccccgtcccgaaggagggcatgctagccgtcacgtgagagtgacgtaaccatttgcacagtacggaagctttaattatacaatttataagttgatacacccgaaggtgagtcctaattttgtccactctgtcagaacaccgtcgaattcctcgtagtcaccacacctttgtgattcctgaacctggaggggcgcaaaaccaaaattgagtgggtcagtaaaacaattcttttccaaatccaaacatttctcaaaacgttgtaacccctctccgtaaaacttgtatactttcccagaaatgtaaaatataaatatacatatatattctcaaaacttcatttttactatctcaacatttttttttcttatcaatcatgccatgccatgccatgtctaattcaacagttaagtatggatgcatcaacaataatcatatcaggtgcaagaaagtaatcaaccggaggccctctaatagccctgtacggttgaacctagagctcaaaatctattactctcactctgccggagtcacctctgtgacctgtccggccttctgcacataagtcggaaccacctaatgtagttTGTACGACTCAATGGTTAatattacgctctagtgctttctcatcaatcatctgtgcacataatctaaggtcacccaccagtcgaaatctcactaacactctacgactggcccgtcgcacccactccgcgtggactgtgcgaccagtatctacttggatccaaggcgagcgtgcgatgcagtgaatactataagcactcaACCATGGTGCatgatttgagctcaatatatatcaacatcatcataacagtatttAAATattcacctgatactcacctgtgcgtccgccgcaccaattcatacatatgcatcatgtatcaattcatatcatttcatgcatggcaattcgattcacgtttttcatataattctatatacttttcgcatacttctatgcatggcatttcaactaatatatctcatatacttttatacattttcatttaaagcataatttcatgcattttcaatttctgggaaaacggcaagtatatatgtatacggaaaacaaaactgcccactcacagaataCATTGACGTGTCGAAGGTCCCTGAGCCTCCCTT
Encoded proteins:
- the LOC139189581 gene encoding uncharacterized protein, whose amino-acid sequence is MSGPSDRRFDLNLGEETAMPSPDNIWRPSFISPTGPLTVGDSVMKNDMTAAVVARNLLTPKDNRLLSKRSDELAVKDSLALSVQCAGSVSNMAQRLFARTRQVESLAAEVMSLKQEIRGLKHENKQLHRLAHDYATNMKRKLDQMKESDGKVLLDHQRFVGLFQRHLLPSSSGAVPGNEASNDEPPMPPPSGVLSSTEAPDNHPPVLSLSGALPTAETSPKQPL